A stretch of Oncorhynchus mykiss isolate Arlee chromosome 14, USDA_OmykA_1.1, whole genome shotgun sequence DNA encodes these proteins:
- the LOC110487787 gene encoding sideroflexin-1-like isoform X2, with protein sequence MSSMTSQPLEIFQQNYFVITMTTEISTSINIKEPRWDQGTFMGRAKHFFTVTDPRNVLLTNEQLENAHKVISDYRQGVMSPGLTEDELWRAKYIFDSAFHPDTGEKMILIGRMSAQVPMNMTITGCMMTFYKTTPAVVLWQWINQSFNAIVNYTNRSGDAPLSVNQLGTAYVSATTGAVATALGLNALTKHISPLVGRLVPFAAVAAANCINIPLMRQRELKHGIPITDENDNRLGESTTAAKQAISQVVVSRILMASPGMAIPPFLMNTLEKKAFLKFPWMSAPIQVVLVGFCLVFATPLCCALFPQKSSMSVSRLEPELQEKIRASHPGVERIYFNKGL encoded by the exons ATCACCATGACGACAGAAATCTCCACCTCCATAAACATCAAGGAGCCTCGATGGGACCAAGGGACGTTTATGGGCCGGGCCAAACACTTCTTCACTGTTACCGACCCACGCAACGTCCTGCTTACTAACGAACAACTAGAGAATGCACACAAAGTCATCAGTGACTACCG gcaAGGGGTGATGTCCCCCGGGCTGACAGAGGACGAGCTATGGAGAGCCAAGTACATCTTTGACTCAGCCTTCCACCCAGACACTGGAGAGAAGATGATCCTGATTGGCCGCATGTCGGCTCAGGTCCCCATGAACATGACCATCACTGGCTGTATGATGACCTTCTACAA gacaACTCCAGCTGTAGTCTTATGGCAGTGGATCAATCAGTCCTTCAATGCAATAGTCAACTACACCAATAGGAGTGGAGATGCTCCTCTCTCAGTTAA TCAGCTTGGCACAGCCTATGTATCTGCTACCACAGGGGCAGTAGCCACGGCTCTAGGACTAAATGCACTAACAAAG caCATATCTCCCCTCGTAGGGAGGTTAGTTCCcttcgctgctgttgctgctgccaacTGCATCAACATCCCTCTCATGAGGCAACG GGAACTGAAACACGGCATTCCGATAACAGACGAGAACGACAACCGGTTAGGAGAGTCAACCACCGCCGCTAAGCAGGCTATCTCCCAGGTGGTGGTGTCTAGAATCCTCATGGCCTCTCCTGGAATGG CTATCCCTCCATTTTTAATGAACACCTTGGAAAAGAAAGCCTTCCTAAAG TTCCCATGGATGAGTGCACCTATTCAAGTGGTCTTGGTGGGATTCTG CCTGGTGTTTGCCACTCCGCTATGCTGTGCACTGTTCCCCCAGAAGAG ctcTATGTCAGTAAGCCGATTGGAGCCAGAGCTTCAGGAGAAGATCCGTGCGAGCCACCCCGGCGTGGAGAGGATCTACTTCAACAAAGGACTATGA
- the LOC110487787 gene encoding sideroflexin-1-like isoform X1, with translation MSSMTSQPLEIFQQNYFVITMTTEISTSINIKEPRWDQGTFMGRAKHFFTVTDPRNVLLTNEQLENAHKVISDYRQGVMSPGLTEDELWRAKYIFDSAFHPDTGEKMILIGRMSAQVPMNMTITGCMMTFYKTTPAVVLWQWINQSFNAIVNYTNRSGDAPLSVNQLGTAYVSATTGAVATALGLNALTKHISPLVGRLVPFAAVAAANCINIPLMRQRELKHGIPITDENDNRLGESTTAAKQAISQVVVSRILMASPGMAIPPFLMNTLEKKAFLKKFPWMSAPIQVVLVGFCLVFATPLCCALFPQKSSMSVSRLEPELQEKIRASHPGVERIYFNKGL, from the exons ATCACCATGACGACAGAAATCTCCACCTCCATAAACATCAAGGAGCCTCGATGGGACCAAGGGACGTTTATGGGCCGGGCCAAACACTTCTTCACTGTTACCGACCCACGCAACGTCCTGCTTACTAACGAACAACTAGAGAATGCACACAAAGTCATCAGTGACTACCG gcaAGGGGTGATGTCCCCCGGGCTGACAGAGGACGAGCTATGGAGAGCCAAGTACATCTTTGACTCAGCCTTCCACCCAGACACTGGAGAGAAGATGATCCTGATTGGCCGCATGTCGGCTCAGGTCCCCATGAACATGACCATCACTGGCTGTATGATGACCTTCTACAA gacaACTCCAGCTGTAGTCTTATGGCAGTGGATCAATCAGTCCTTCAATGCAATAGTCAACTACACCAATAGGAGTGGAGATGCTCCTCTCTCAGTTAA TCAGCTTGGCACAGCCTATGTATCTGCTACCACAGGGGCAGTAGCCACGGCTCTAGGACTAAATGCACTAACAAAG caCATATCTCCCCTCGTAGGGAGGTTAGTTCCcttcgctgctgttgctgctgccaacTGCATCAACATCCCTCTCATGAGGCAACG GGAACTGAAACACGGCATTCCGATAACAGACGAGAACGACAACCGGTTAGGAGAGTCAACCACCGCCGCTAAGCAGGCTATCTCCCAGGTGGTGGTGTCTAGAATCCTCATGGCCTCTCCTGGAATGG CTATCCCTCCATTTTTAATGAACACCTTGGAAAAGAAAGCCTTCCTAAAG AAGTTCCCATGGATGAGTGCACCTATTCAAGTGGTCTTGGTGGGATTCTG CCTGGTGTTTGCCACTCCGCTATGCTGTGCACTGTTCCCCCAGAAGAG ctcTATGTCAGTAAGCCGATTGGAGCCAGAGCTTCAGGAGAAGATCCGTGCGAGCCACCCCGGCGTGGAGAGGATCTACTTCAACAAAGGACTATGA
- the LOC110487787 gene encoding sideroflexin-1-like isoform X3, translated as MTTEISTSINIKEPRWDQGTFMGRAKHFFTVTDPRNVLLTNEQLENAHKVISDYRQGVMSPGLTEDELWRAKYIFDSAFHPDTGEKMILIGRMSAQVPMNMTITGCMMTFYKTTPAVVLWQWINQSFNAIVNYTNRSGDAPLSVNQLGTAYVSATTGAVATALGLNALTKHISPLVGRLVPFAAVAAANCINIPLMRQRELKHGIPITDENDNRLGESTTAAKQAISQVVVSRILMASPGMAIPPFLMNTLEKKAFLKKFPWMSAPIQVVLVGFCLVFATPLCCALFPQKSSMSVSRLEPELQEKIRASHPGVERIYFNKGL; from the exons ATGACGACAGAAATCTCCACCTCCATAAACATCAAGGAGCCTCGATGGGACCAAGGGACGTTTATGGGCCGGGCCAAACACTTCTTCACTGTTACCGACCCACGCAACGTCCTGCTTACTAACGAACAACTAGAGAATGCACACAAAGTCATCAGTGACTACCG gcaAGGGGTGATGTCCCCCGGGCTGACAGAGGACGAGCTATGGAGAGCCAAGTACATCTTTGACTCAGCCTTCCACCCAGACACTGGAGAGAAGATGATCCTGATTGGCCGCATGTCGGCTCAGGTCCCCATGAACATGACCATCACTGGCTGTATGATGACCTTCTACAA gacaACTCCAGCTGTAGTCTTATGGCAGTGGATCAATCAGTCCTTCAATGCAATAGTCAACTACACCAATAGGAGTGGAGATGCTCCTCTCTCAGTTAA TCAGCTTGGCACAGCCTATGTATCTGCTACCACAGGGGCAGTAGCCACGGCTCTAGGACTAAATGCACTAACAAAG caCATATCTCCCCTCGTAGGGAGGTTAGTTCCcttcgctgctgttgctgctgccaacTGCATCAACATCCCTCTCATGAGGCAACG GGAACTGAAACACGGCATTCCGATAACAGACGAGAACGACAACCGGTTAGGAGAGTCAACCACCGCCGCTAAGCAGGCTATCTCCCAGGTGGTGGTGTCTAGAATCCTCATGGCCTCTCCTGGAATGG CTATCCCTCCATTTTTAATGAACACCTTGGAAAAGAAAGCCTTCCTAAAG AAGTTCCCATGGATGAGTGCACCTATTCAAGTGGTCTTGGTGGGATTCTG CCTGGTGTTTGCCACTCCGCTATGCTGTGCACTGTTCCCCCAGAAGAG ctcTATGTCAGTAAGCCGATTGGAGCCAGAGCTTCAGGAGAAGATCCGTGCGAGCCACCCCGGCGTGGAGAGGATCTACTTCAACAAAGGACTATGA